From the genome of Brevinematales bacterium, one region includes:
- a CDS encoding P-II family nitrogen regulator, producing MIKIEAIIRPSRLTALKEALSLLGVHGMTILEAGGFGRQRGHKELFRGGEYEVELIPKLMIVLVTADNLVANIVDKIKEVCYTGEAGDGKIFIYPIGEVIRIRTGEQGEAAL from the coding sequence ATGATAAAAATCGAAGCGATTATCCGGCCGTCGCGGCTGACTGCGTTAAAAGAAGCGCTTTCGCTGCTCGGGGTGCACGGGATGACTATTCTCGAGGCCGGGGGATTCGGGCGGCAGCGCGGGCACAAGGAATTATTCCGCGGCGGGGAGTATGAAGTCGAGCTGATTCCTAAACTCATGATCGTTCTGGTCACCGCTGACAATCTGGTTGCGAATATTGTCGATAAGATCAAGGAGGTCTGTTATACAGGCGAAGCCGGCGACGGGAAAATATTTATCTATCCCATCGGGGAGGTCATCCGTATCCGAACAGGCGAACAGGGCGAGGCCGCGCTTTAA
- a CDS encoding TerB family tellurite resistance protein, translating to MAEATYLVTLEQAGFDILYALMAADGHIDDREIDVIKEFLHSERVKHSALFNYEKPYYGECNYLKERDYLKELEPRWLRRRFEKAVKVLGGWLESGPDAEGFEKDLVEFSVKLIQADGIIAPEEKEMIEFLAREWRLDAAELLKIS from the coding sequence TATCTGGTTACACTCGAACAGGCGGGATTCGATATTCTGTACGCGCTGATGGCGGCCGACGGGCATATCGACGACAGGGAGATCGACGTTATCAAGGAATTCCTGCATTCCGAACGCGTCAAGCATAGCGCGTTATTCAACTATGAGAAACCTTATTACGGCGAATGCAATTATCTCAAGGAACGGGATTACCTGAAGGAACTGGAACCGCGCTGGCTGAGACGGCGTTTCGAGAAGGCGGTGAAGGTATTGGGGGGATGGCTGGAGAGCGGGCCCGACGCGGAGGGATTCGAGAAGGACCTGGTCGAATTCTCGGTGAAGCTGATTCAGGCCGACGGGATAATCGCCCCGGAGGAAAAAGAGATGATCGAGTTTCTCGCGCGGGAATGGCGTCTGGACGCCGCCGAACTTCTTAAAATATCATAG